Proteins from a single region of Desulfobacterales bacterium:
- a CDS encoding hybrid sensor histidine kinase/response regulator: MKPLSKSKILIVDDTEASIDVLVEAIGSLYEVMVAMNGVEALEIAIEDVPDLILLDIVMPEMDGYEICRKLKTNQATCDIPVIFITAMNDIGDETRGLEIGAIDYITKPISPPIVRARVKNHLDLKHAYTQLKKQKHQLEEQNKELIESARLREDVERIAKHDLKTPLNGIINFSKFIKQQGGLNEKQSKYISFIEECGYKMLDMINLSLELFKMEQGLYKFNPTSVNIVTVIYNVIDELYQFVKYKQLKINLQVNGIQADRDAVFMVQAETLLCYSMLANLIKNAIEASPKGDIIGIFLEDKEGEAMIRIHNRGSVPIDVRNRFFEKFATSGKSKGTGLGAYSAKLIAETQNGKISMLTSDEEGTSLIIYLRK, translated from the coding sequence GTGAAACCGCTTTCAAAATCTAAGATACTTATTGTTGATGACACAGAAGCCAGTATCGATGTTCTTGTTGAAGCGATTGGTAGCCTTTACGAAGTCATGGTAGCTATGAACGGAGTGGAGGCATTAGAAATAGCTATCGAAGATGTGCCTGATTTGATTTTGCTCGACATCGTGATGCCTGAAATGGATGGATACGAAATATGTCGAAAACTGAAAACAAATCAGGCAACCTGCGATATCCCTGTAATTTTCATCACCGCTATGAATGATATTGGAGATGAAACTAGGGGCTTGGAAATTGGAGCTATCGATTATATCACTAAACCTATCAGCCCGCCCATTGTCAGAGCCAGAGTCAAAAACCATCTGGATTTAAAACACGCTTATACTCAACTAAAAAAACAGAAGCATCAGCTTGAGGAACAAAACAAAGAACTAATTGAATCAGCTCGTCTTCGTGAAGATGTTGAGCGTATTGCAAAGCACGATTTAAAAACACCGCTCAATGGTATTATTAATTTTTCCAAATTTATCAAACAGCAAGGCGGTCTCAATGAAAAACAATCAAAATACATTAGTTTTATTGAGGAATGTGGTTATAAAATGCTGGATATGATTAATTTATCCTTGGAACTTTTTAAAATGGAACAAGGACTATATAAATTTAACCCGACATCGGTAAATATTGTGACGGTGATATATAATGTAATAGATGAGCTTTACCAGTTTGTTAAATATAAACAACTAAAAATAAATTTACAAGTCAATGGAATCCAGGCCGATAGAGATGCTGTATTCATGGTACAGGCTGAAACATTATTGTGTTACTCAATGCTGGCCAATTTAATTAAAAATGCTATTGAGGCATCACCTAAAGGGGATATTATAGGTATTTTTTTGGAAGATAAGGAAGGCGAAGCAATGATTCGGATTCATAACCGTGGAAGTGTTCCGATAGATGTGCGTAATCGATTTTTTGAAAAATTTGCTACGTCAGGTAAAAGTAAAGGCACTGGACTTGGAGCCTACAGTGCGAAACTTATTGCTGAGACTCAAAACGGGAAAATTAGCATGCTTACTTCTGATGAAGAAGGTACATCTCTCATTATTTATTTAAGAAAGTAA